A stretch of the Bacillus sp. FJAT-18017 genome encodes the following:
- the nuoK gene encoding NADH-quinone oxidoreductase subunit NuoK — MSSGVPASAFLALALILFSIGLFGALTKRNTIIVLISIELMLNAVNINLVTFSKYGMTPSIDGQIFALFAMAIAAAEVAVGLAILISLYRNKKTVNVDEMDTLKH; from the coding sequence ATGAGTTCCGGAGTACCGGCATCTGCCTTCCTTGCTTTAGCCTTGATTTTATTTAGCATTGGATTGTTCGGCGCCCTCACAAAAAGAAATACGATTATTGTGCTTATTTCGATAGAACTAATGCTGAATGCAGTCAATATTAATCTTGTGACTTTCAGCAAATATGGAATGACCCCTTCCATTGACGGGCAGATTTTCGCCCTGTTTGCAATGGCGATCGCAGCGGCTGAGGTTGCTGTAGGGCTTGCGATCCTCATCTCTCTATACAGAAATAAGAAAACAGTCAATGTAGACGAAATGGACACACTGAAACATTAA
- the nuoL gene encoding NADH-quinone oxidoreductase subunit L, translating into MMENAWIIPLFPLLSFLILLLFGKRLKETSAYVGIGLTLATLAMSLLVLFERFTEPTYKSEATWLTIGDNIQLTAGFEVNQLNALMLLIVSLVSCLVHIYSKGYMHGDERIPVFYAYLGLFTFAMLGLVISPNLLQTYFFWELVGLGSFLLIGFYFFKEEARAAAKKAFIMTRIGDVGLLIGMILLFWETGSFEYDEIFAVVESGAIKAGMLTLIAILIFVGAMGKSGQFPLHTWLPDAMEGPTPVSALIHAATMVAAGVYLVAALFPLFNASETAMLTVAVIGAFTAIFAASIGLVQKDIKRVLAYSTVSQLGYMMLALGSAGYVAGVFHLMTHAFFKALLFLAAGSVIHAVHTQNIEEMGGLWKKLRITGPLFLIGTLAISGVPLFSGFFSKDEILIAAWEAGHPILFLLAVIAAFFTAFYMFRLFFMVFWGESRSKTKNVHESPGTMTGPMIILAILAVVAGYVNTPWFGTFLGDWLTEGTEALGHGHIEGPAWIMVVATLVSLAGIFLAWLMYGKRSISRDWLSSSTPMLHTILYKKYYIDEFYQLSVVNSTKAVSHFFRYLDIFLVEGLASLVTGSIQALGKIGSKLQSGQVQTYAAVAFIGLAVLTVIFALTGGYL; encoded by the coding sequence TTGATGGAAAATGCATGGATCATACCGCTTTTCCCGCTTTTATCATTTTTGATTCTTCTTCTATTCGGAAAACGTCTTAAAGAGACAAGCGCCTATGTAGGGATTGGGCTGACTCTGGCAACGCTTGCCATGTCTTTGCTTGTCCTCTTTGAACGGTTTACGGAGCCTACATATAAATCGGAGGCAACCTGGCTTACAATAGGGGATAATATTCAATTAACAGCGGGATTTGAAGTGAACCAACTGAATGCATTGATGCTGCTTATTGTGTCGCTCGTTAGCTGTCTCGTACATATTTATTCAAAGGGATACATGCACGGCGATGAGCGAATTCCAGTTTTCTATGCCTACCTTGGCTTGTTTACCTTTGCCATGCTGGGCCTTGTTATTTCGCCGAACCTCCTGCAAACCTACTTCTTCTGGGAATTAGTAGGCCTGGGTTCATTCTTGTTAATTGGCTTTTACTTCTTTAAGGAGGAAGCGAGAGCAGCTGCCAAAAAGGCCTTCATTATGACCAGGATAGGCGATGTTGGTCTGTTGATCGGTATGATTCTATTATTCTGGGAAACTGGCAGCTTTGAATACGATGAAATTTTTGCAGTAGTAGAAAGCGGAGCTATTAAAGCCGGGATGCTGACTTTAATTGCAATTCTAATTTTCGTTGGAGCTATGGGAAAATCAGGTCAGTTCCCACTCCACACATGGCTTCCGGATGCGATGGAAGGTCCGACTCCTGTATCTGCATTGATTCATGCAGCCACAATGGTTGCGGCTGGTGTCTATCTTGTTGCAGCTTTGTTCCCGCTGTTTAATGCCAGTGAAACGGCTATGCTGACTGTCGCTGTTATCGGTGCATTTACAGCAATTTTTGCCGCAAGTATCGGTTTGGTCCAAAAAGATATTAAAAGGGTGCTTGCGTATTCCACGGTCAGCCAGCTTGGTTATATGATGCTTGCACTTGGTTCAGCAGGTTATGTGGCTGGTGTCTTTCACTTGATGACACACGCATTTTTTAAGGCACTCCTGTTCCTTGCTGCAGGAAGTGTCATCCATGCTGTACACACACAGAATATTGAAGAAATGGGCGGTCTTTGGAAAAAACTTAGAATCACAGGACCTCTGTTCCTAATCGGGACGCTTGCAATCAGCGGGGTTCCACTATTCTCGGGCTTTTTCAGTAAAGATGAAATCCTGATTGCTGCCTGGGAAGCGGGGCATCCTATTCTGTTCTTATTGGCAGTGATTGCCGCATTTTTTACAGCATTCTACATGTTCCGTTTGTTCTTTATGGTTTTCTGGGGAGAATCTCGCTCCAAGACAAAAAATGTTCACGAGTCTCCTGGCACGATGACAGGACCTATGATTATCCTTGCCATCCTCGCTGTTGTAGCAGGTTATGTTAATACCCCTTGGTTCGGTACATTCCTGGGTGATTGGCTGACTGAAGGTACAGAAGCTCTTGGCCATGGACATATTGAAGGGCCGGCATGGATTATGGTGGTTGCAACGCTCGTATCGCTGGCAGGGATTTTCCTTGCGTGGCTCATGTACGGAAAGCGTTCAATTTCGAGAGATTGGTTAAGCAGCAGTACACCTATGCTCCATACGATTCTCTATAAAAAATATTATATCGATGAGTTTTATCAACTATCCGTCGTTAATTCAACGAAGGCCGTCAGCCATTTCTTCCGCTATCTTGATATTTTCTTAGTAGAAGGGTTGGCAAGCCTAGTAACTGGTTCAATCCAGGCTTTAGGTAAAATTGGCTCCAAGCTCCAGTCTGGACAAGTGCAGACATATGCTGCTGTTGCCTTCATCGGGCTCGCTGTACTTACAGTCATCTTTGCCCTGACAGGAGGGTACTTGTAA
- a CDS encoding NADH-quinone oxidoreductase subunit J has protein sequence MITGEFLAFMGLALVAVIGGVLLLNLNNVVHMVVALVFTFVSIAGIYILLSAEFIAAVQVLVYSGAITIIMLFGIMLTRHDLDSEHQTGRWRNILVFLGVAAFAAVVYAGIYNLDLNPGPIALHENNTEQIGMALYSRFIIPFELVSVVLLVALVGAIILAKKDNKEGE, from the coding sequence ATGATTACAGGAGAATTTCTTGCCTTTATGGGGCTGGCGTTAGTGGCAGTTATCGGTGGCGTCCTCTTATTGAACCTGAACAATGTCGTCCATATGGTTGTCGCTCTCGTCTTTACATTTGTCAGCATTGCGGGAATATATATTCTGCTTTCGGCTGAGTTCATCGCTGCTGTGCAAGTGCTCGTTTATTCCGGTGCCATTACGATCATCATGCTTTTTGGAATAATGCTTACCCGGCATGACCTTGACAGTGAGCACCAAACAGGGCGCTGGCGTAATATCCTTGTCTTTTTGGGAGTAGCAGCGTTTGCAGCTGTGGTATATGCGGGCATCTATAACCTTGACTTAAATCCAGGTCCAATTGCACTCCACGAAAACAATACCGAACAAATTGGAATGGCGCTTTATTCGAGATTCATTATTCCGTTTGAACTCGTTTCGGTTGTCTTGCTAGTTGCACTAGTCGGAGCAATTATCCTCGCGAAAAAAGATAACAAGGAGGGCGAATAA
- the nuoN gene encoding NADH-quinone oxidoreductase subunit NuoN has translation MDLNELLSYEWGAMMPEFIILGTAALLTLIDLFMPKENDRKIFGWIAIAAIASATISLAGLIDAPVTSILADTFRLDSFAKAFKFILLIGSALVMLLAIQYNPKDGFEEYKGEFFYLFLTALLGSMIMASSGDLITLFVGLETLSISSYILAGMRKNRLDSNESAMKYVINGSIATAITLFGMSYVYGLSGSTNLREIAGVLQMAADSQHIYLLGIAFFMIFIGLSFKIAAAPYHMWAPDVYQGAPTPVTAFLSVVSKTAGFIIIIRIMLSVFGVLASEGPNSMPLLLKLQDYIAFLAGATMIIGNVVALRQRNIKRLFAYSSIAHAGYVLVAFSTLSYFMFDAVWFYLLAYVFMNVGAFAVIQLITEKTGTTDTKEFAGLYKKAPLLAVAFGILILSLAGFPGTAGFIGKVNIFMSTFVDPVNPHYVLASVMIATTVVSYVYYFGILTQMFFRPAQDESAIKTPVVLSIAIAIAVAGSVLFGLLPNVALDFLHEYFNGFSDFLS, from the coding sequence ATGGATCTCAATGAATTGCTATCATATGAATGGGGAGCAATGATGCCTGAGTTTATTATCCTGGGTACCGCTGCACTCCTGACACTTATTGATTTATTCATGCCAAAGGAGAACGACCGCAAGATATTTGGCTGGATAGCCATCGCGGCAATAGCTTCTGCAACCATTTCGCTCGCAGGGCTGATTGATGCACCAGTTACATCAATCCTTGCTGATACTTTCAGGCTGGATTCATTTGCCAAGGCATTTAAGTTTATCCTGTTAATTGGTTCCGCACTTGTTATGCTTTTGGCTATACAGTACAACCCAAAGGATGGTTTTGAGGAATACAAGGGAGAGTTTTTCTATCTATTCCTGACAGCGCTTCTAGGGTCGATGATTATGGCTTCAAGCGGGGATTTAATCACTCTCTTCGTTGGCCTTGAAACGCTTTCCATTTCGTCTTATATCCTGGCCGGGATGCGCAAGAACCGGCTGGACTCCAATGAATCGGCAATGAAATACGTCATCAATGGCAGTATTGCAACAGCAATCACGTTATTCGGAATGAGTTATGTTTATGGATTGTCTGGTTCAACTAATTTAAGGGAAATAGCTGGGGTCCTGCAAATGGCTGCAGATTCGCAGCATATCTATTTGCTGGGAATCGCTTTCTTTATGATTTTTATAGGGCTGTCGTTCAAAATAGCGGCTGCTCCATATCATATGTGGGCTCCTGATGTTTATCAGGGCGCGCCAACACCAGTAACGGCATTCCTGAGTGTCGTTTCAAAAACTGCTGGGTTCATCATTATTATCAGGATTATGCTATCTGTTTTTGGTGTACTTGCTTCCGAAGGGCCAAACTCGATGCCGCTCCTGTTAAAATTACAGGATTATATTGCCTTCCTTGCAGGAGCAACCATGATTATTGGAAACGTCGTTGCTCTAAGGCAGCGGAATATTAAACGGCTGTTTGCATACTCAAGTATCGCTCATGCAGGTTATGTGCTCGTAGCCTTTTCTACACTAAGCTATTTCATGTTTGATGCTGTATGGTTCTATCTGCTCGCTTATGTTTTCATGAACGTTGGGGCGTTTGCCGTTATCCAGCTGATAACTGAAAAAACAGGTACAACGGACACGAAGGAGTTTGCGGGTCTTTATAAGAAAGCTCCGCTTCTCGCTGTTGCTTTTGGTATCCTGATTCTATCCTTGGCGGGATTCCCTGGAACAGCAGGCTTCATTGGCAAGGTGAATATATTTATGAGCACCTTCGTCGACCCGGTAAATCCGCATTATGTACTGGCTTCTGTGATGATCGCCACAACAGTGGTTTCATATGTTTACTATTTCGGAATTTTAACGCAGATGTTCTTCCGGCCTGCCCAGGATGAATCTGCTATAAAAACTCCGGTTGTATTGTCTATTGCAATTGCAATAGCTGTTGCAGGAAGCGTCCTGTTCGGTCTGCTTCCGAATGTAGCGCTCGACTTCCTGCATGAATATTTTAATGGATTTAGTGATTTCCTTAGCTAG
- a CDS encoding complex I subunit 4 family protein, translating to MDLSFVLSLLVFSPLLGIAVLAFIAKSNAKLIKIVGLLATIPPLIIGIGTYLHYLWGKDLADFSVRIPWLQFGGFGPSEENFFSVYYELAIDGFSMLLVVLTAVVATLAALASWKVNKELKGYYMLFLLLELGMLGVFTAQNLILFFLFFEMTLIPMFFLIGKWGYFEKEKAAYSFLIYNGLGSAILLIVIMVLFARTGTTNVEILQQLMTNPNAELVAEISEGAKMGLLIALLVAFGIKLPIVPLHSWMLRVHVQAPPAIVMIHSGILLKIGAFGLIRFGLGIFPEQFKELSVIIAILGVVNLLYGAFLAFIQKDFKMVLAYSSISHMGIVLIGLAALNEAGIQGAIFQVISHGLISALLFFLVGVFYDRLDTSLLGNMGGLAKGMPIASGILLAAGMASLGLPGMSGFVSEFMAFLGLFEEMPILAAIGCIGIIMTAAYLLRAILGMTYGQSHRDFTAVSDLKGVEFVPAVTLVFLIVLIGVFPSVLGSPLQSALKTIMIGLGG from the coding sequence ATGGATCTATCGTTTGTTCTTTCACTTCTCGTATTCTCCCCGCTATTGGGAATTGCAGTTCTTGCCTTTATAGCGAAATCGAATGCGAAGCTGATTAAAATAGTAGGCCTTCTGGCTACAATTCCTCCACTAATTATTGGAATAGGGACATACTTGCATTACCTCTGGGGCAAGGACTTGGCCGACTTTTCGGTAAGAATTCCCTGGTTGCAATTCGGGGGATTCGGTCCTTCGGAAGAGAATTTCTTTTCTGTTTACTATGAACTCGCCATTGACGGGTTTTCCATGCTCTTGGTCGTTTTGACAGCGGTGGTCGCAACATTGGCAGCCCTTGCATCATGGAAGGTAAACAAGGAATTGAAAGGATATTACATGCTGTTCCTTCTGCTTGAACTCGGCATGTTAGGTGTCTTTACAGCGCAAAATTTGATTCTTTTCTTCCTTTTCTTTGAAATGACTCTAATTCCAATGTTCTTCCTAATAGGGAAATGGGGCTATTTTGAAAAAGAAAAGGCAGCATACAGCTTTTTGATTTATAATGGGTTGGGTTCAGCCATTTTGCTGATTGTTATTATGGTTCTTTTCGCAAGGACAGGTACTACAAACGTTGAAATTCTCCAGCAGCTCATGACAAATCCTAATGCCGAATTGGTTGCTGAGATATCCGAAGGCGCCAAGATGGGATTATTGATTGCACTATTGGTTGCCTTTGGCATTAAGCTTCCGATTGTCCCTCTTCACAGCTGGATGCTGAGAGTACACGTTCAAGCACCACCGGCAATTGTCATGATTCACTCGGGTATTCTGTTGAAAATTGGGGCCTTTGGTTTAATCCGTTTCGGGCTCGGAATTTTCCCTGAACAGTTCAAGGAGCTGTCTGTAATTATCGCTATTCTTGGAGTAGTAAATCTTCTGTATGGTGCTTTTCTGGCATTCATTCAAAAAGACTTCAAAATGGTGCTTGCTTACTCCTCCATTTCTCATATGGGAATTGTCTTGATTGGCCTAGCTGCACTGAATGAAGCAGGTATACAGGGGGCTATTTTCCAGGTAATCTCACATGGATTGATTTCAGCACTGTTGTTCTTCCTTGTTGGGGTCTTCTATGATCGGCTTGATACATCGCTTCTCGGAAATATGGGCGGGCTAGCTAAGGGAATGCCGATTGCATCTGGAATTCTGCTTGCCGCTGGCATGGCGTCGCTTGGCCTTCCTGGCATGTCAGGATTCGTTAGCGAATTCATGGCTTTCCTGGGCTTGTTTGAAGAAATGCCTATACTGGCAGCGATTGGTTGTATCGGCATTATCATGACTGCTGCGTACTTGCTGCGTGCCATCCTTGGCATGACTTATGGGCAGTCACATCGGGATTTCACGGCTGTTTCTGATTTAAAGGGCGTTGAATTTGTACCTGCAGTGACCCTGGTTTTCCTGATTGTCTTGATCGGTGTATTTCCAAGTGTACTCGGCTCACCGCTGCAATCGGCTCTTAAAACTATCATGATTGGGCTGGGGGGTTGA
- the galU gene encoding UTP--glucose-1-phosphate uridylyltransferase GalU has protein sequence MKKVRKAIIPAAGLGTRFLPATKAMPKEMLPIVDKPTIQYIVEEAIDSGIEDIIIVTGKGKRSIEDHFDHAFELEQNLLEKEKFDLLEKVQASTNMVDIHYIRQKEPRGLGHAVWCARNFIGDEPFAVLLGDDIVQAEVPCLKQLMNQYDQTLSSVIGVQRVPESETHRYGIIDPIEEYNRRYQVRQFVEKPKLGTAPSDLAIIGRYILTPEIFIFLDKQEVGAGGEIQLTDAIQNLNEIQRVFAYEFEGKRYDVGEKLGFIETTIEFALQMPELREDLLAYMKRKLES, from the coding sequence ATGAAAAAAGTAAGGAAAGCGATAATTCCTGCCGCTGGACTTGGTACACGTTTTTTGCCGGCGACAAAAGCTATGCCAAAAGAAATGCTCCCGATAGTCGATAAGCCGACCATTCAATATATCGTGGAAGAGGCAATTGATTCAGGAATTGAAGATATCATTATTGTAACAGGAAAAGGCAAACGATCGATAGAGGATCACTTTGATCATGCTTTCGAGCTGGAGCAAAACCTCCTTGAAAAGGAGAAATTTGATCTGTTAGAGAAGGTTCAAGCGTCAACCAACATGGTCGACATTCATTACATACGGCAAAAGGAGCCTAGGGGCCTTGGCCATGCTGTATGGTGTGCGAGGAACTTTATTGGCGATGAACCCTTCGCGGTTTTATTAGGAGACGATATTGTTCAGGCAGAGGTTCCATGCCTGAAGCAGCTTATGAATCAATACGACCAAACTCTTTCCTCTGTCATCGGGGTCCAACGCGTCCCGGAATCGGAAACTCACCGGTACGGAATCATTGACCCGATTGAGGAATACAATCGCCGCTATCAGGTAAGACAGTTTGTCGAAAAACCAAAGCTAGGTACTGCCCCATCCGACTTGGCGATTATCGGCCGCTATATCCTTACTCCGGAAATATTCATATTCCTGGATAAACAGGAGGTTGGCGCCGGCGGGGAAATCCAGCTTACCGATGCGATTCAAAACCTAAATGAAATTCAGCGGGTCTTTGCTTATGAATTCGAGGGGAAACGTTACGATGTCGGAGAAAAACTTGGCTTTATCGAAACAACTATTGAATTCGCCCTGCAAATGCCGGAATTGAGGGAAGATCTTCTGGCTTATATGAAAAGAAAACTTGAATCCTAA
- a CDS encoding DUF1146 family protein, with protein MIGGLGAEAAVGIFTHLIFIALAWWALQALNFDKLLRAGRVLQARILYIMLSIVIGSAVSNFFLDYLLLSRQLQHIF; from the coding sequence ATGATAGGTGGACTCGGAGCAGAGGCTGCTGTGGGCATTTTTACCCATCTAATTTTTATTGCATTGGCATGGTGGGCATTGCAAGCACTGAACTTTGACAAACTTTTACGAGCGGGTAGAGTGCTGCAAGCACGAATTCTTTATATCATGCTTTCAATTGTTATCGGATCGGCCGTAAGCAATTTCTTTTTGGATTATCTCCTTTTATCCCGCCAGCTTCAACATATCTTTTGA